From Pseudomonadota bacterium, one genomic window encodes:
- a CDS encoding diguanylate cyclase, producing the protein MTASVATVSPDAPLFDVASKMHESRLSCIVVVEDEHPIAVITERDMTRLAAQLLRDDDAPELREVMSPGLITLHVNASCNEAVELAHAKRIRRMVIVDDEGRLAGVATQSDLLRAHAQDLEFQKDNLELAVTERTIELHEVNQRLMELTRVDPMLGIGNRRSMDEELMKITERARRYKRPFSVALVDVDNFKKYNDHYGHQMGDDALVAVANALKSAVRSADSVYRYGGEEFLVILPEVGVDGGAVAAEHMRSAVENLAMEHVLASSGVVTASFGVAEECVDAPNMNELIKRADDALYEAKQNGRNRVGTANSPDGADKAA; encoded by the coding sequence ATGACCGCGTCGGTGGCGACGGTCTCGCCCGATGCCCCCCTCTTCGACGTCGCGAGCAAGATGCACGAATCCCGACTGTCCTGCATCGTGGTCGTGGAAGACGAACACCCGATCGCCGTGATCACCGAACGGGACATGACCCGACTCGCGGCCCAGTTGCTGCGCGACGACGACGCGCCGGAGCTGCGCGAGGTGATGTCACCCGGTCTGATCACCCTGCACGTCAACGCCAGCTGCAACGAAGCCGTTGAGCTTGCTCACGCGAAACGCATCCGCCGTATGGTCATCGTCGACGACGAAGGTCGCCTGGCCGGCGTCGCAACCCAATCCGACCTGCTGCGCGCGCATGCGCAAGACCTCGAGTTTCAGAAAGACAACCTCGAGTTGGCTGTCACCGAGCGCACCATCGAATTGCACGAAGTCAATCAGCGCCTGATGGAACTCACCCGCGTCGACCCGATGCTGGGTATCGGCAACCGGCGATCCATGGACGAAGAGCTGATGAAGATCACCGAGCGGGCGCGTCGCTACAAACGCCCGTTCTCGGTCGCCCTGGTCGACGTGGACAACTTCAAGAAGTACAACGACCACTACGGCCATCAGATGGGCGACGACGCTCTGGTCGCAGTCGCCAACGCGCTGAAGTCTGCGGTGCGCAGTGCCGACAGCGTCTACCGGTATGGCGGCGAGGAGTTCCTCGTGATCCTCCCCGAAGTGGGTGTAGACGGCGGTGCCGTCGCGGCCGAGCACATGCGCAGCGCCGTGGAAAACCTCGCCATGGAGCACGTTCTGGCGAGCTCCGGGGTGGTGACCGCCAGCTTCGGCGTCGCCGAGGAGTGCGTCGACGCGCCGAACATGAACGAGCTGATCAAGCGTGCCGACGACGCGTTGTACGAGGCCAAACAGAACGGCCGCAACCGCGTGGGCACGGCCAACAGTCCGGACGGCGCAGACAAGGCCGCCTGA
- the gloB gene encoding hydroxyacylglutathione hydrolase: MSELEFVQIGARDDNFCVFVHDAVSGRTAAVDAPEAEAMHATLDQRGWRLDTLLITHHHYDHVEGIASLYERFGCEVIGPRAEADKIDGLTRQVAEGDTFDLYGHAVTVVDTPGHTLGHIVYYLPDARVLFAGDTLFSLGCGKLFEGSPADMWSSLQKIRALPGDTTVYVGHEYTVENGEHALQWEPGNAALVERMETARALHAAGQPTVPTSLQQELETNPFLRPDSQEIRATLDMTSASDLDVFTRVRELRG; this comes from the coding sequence TTGTCTGAGCTCGAATTTGTCCAGATCGGTGCGCGAGACGACAACTTCTGTGTGTTCGTTCACGATGCGGTGAGCGGACGGACCGCGGCCGTCGACGCACCCGAGGCCGAGGCCATGCACGCCACGCTGGACCAGCGAGGGTGGCGGCTCGACACACTGCTGATCACCCACCACCACTACGACCACGTCGAGGGCATCGCCAGCCTGTACGAGCGGTTCGGCTGCGAGGTAATCGGGCCACGTGCCGAGGCCGACAAGATCGACGGACTGACCCGGCAGGTGGCCGAGGGTGACACGTTTGACCTGTACGGCCACGCCGTAACCGTCGTCGACACGCCCGGACACACGCTGGGCCACATTGTGTACTACCTGCCGGACGCCCGCGTGTTGTTCGCAGGTGACACGCTCTTTTCGTTGGGCTGTGGCAAGCTGTTCGAAGGCAGCCCGGCAGACATGTGGAGCAGCCTGCAGAAAATCCGAGCGCTTCCCGGCGACACCACCGTGTACGTCGGGCACGAATACACCGTTGAAAACGGCGAGCACGCCTTGCAATGGGAACCGGGTAATGCAGCCCTGGTCGAGCGCATGGAGACGGCGCGGGCGCTGCACGCCGCAGGTCAGCCCACAGTGCCGACAAGCCTGCAGCAGGAACTGGAAACCAACCCGTTTCTCCGCCCCGACTCCCAGGAGATCCGCGCGACGCTTGACATGACCTCGGCGAGCGATTTGGATGTGTTCACCCGGGTGCGTGAACTGCGCGGCTGA
- a CDS encoding acetoacetate--CoA ligase yields the protein MNDPLWRPSQDRIETTNLAAFAARVGLDDPLDYDRLHRYSIEQPESFWQSVWTHCGIIGEAGDTVIKQGAHLKDCRFFPDSNLNFAENLLAGDGSDPALISVSEDGKHWQLSRAKLAERVSRLQQAMRAEGIETGDRVAAILPNSVDAVVGMLAATSLGAVWSSCSPDFGVSGVLDRFGQIEPKLLLCCDGYQYNGKTFTTLDNALELRRALPTVQKLVVVQQLDAPLSLEDDDALSMDAFVAPYAEAPLEYTRVAFAAPLYILFSSGTTGKPKCIVHSVGGTLLQHVKEHQLHCDLKPGDRLFYFTTCGWMMWNWLTSALASGVTLVLFDGNPFYPNGYRLADLVANEGVTHFGTSAKYLDACSKADISPASGRDFSALRAVFSTGSPLAPDAFDYVYENWKADVCLSSVAGGTDIVGCFLAGNPIGPVFRGECQKRALGLDVQVFDATGAPLVGEPGELVCVNAHPSMPTGFWRDSDGSRYHAAYFERFDNVWHHGDYVTLTENGGMVFYGRSDATLNPGGVRIGTAEIYEQVERVPEIVEALVIGQDWDADTRLVLFVRLAEGNSLTEALIAEVKSVIRTGASPRHVPAIVLAVDDIPRTKSGKITELAVRDVVHNRPIQNVHALANPEALELYRNLPELQE from the coding sequence ATGAACGACCCACTCTGGCGCCCCAGCCAAGACCGGATTGAGACAACCAACCTGGCCGCGTTTGCGGCCCGTGTGGGTCTGGACGATCCGCTGGACTACGACCGCTTGCACCGCTACTCAATCGAGCAACCGGAGTCCTTCTGGCAATCCGTGTGGACCCACTGCGGCATCATCGGCGAAGCCGGTGACACCGTGATCAAGCAGGGGGCGCACCTCAAGGACTGCCGATTCTTCCCTGACAGCAACCTGAACTTTGCCGAAAACCTGCTTGCAGGTGACGGCTCCGACCCCGCCCTGATCAGCGTGTCGGAGGACGGCAAACACTGGCAGCTGAGCCGGGCGAAACTGGCCGAGCGCGTGTCACGCTTGCAACAAGCCATGCGCGCCGAGGGTATCGAGACGGGTGACCGGGTCGCAGCCATTTTGCCGAACTCGGTGGACGCCGTGGTTGGCATGTTGGCGGCGACCAGCCTCGGCGCCGTCTGGTCGTCCTGTTCACCGGATTTCGGCGTCAGTGGGGTGCTGGACCGTTTCGGCCAGATCGAACCCAAACTGCTGTTGTGTTGTGACGGCTACCAATACAACGGCAAGACCTTCACCACACTGGACAACGCACTGGAGCTCAGACGCGCTCTGCCCACGGTGCAGAAGCTCGTCGTGGTCCAGCAGCTCGACGCACCGCTGTCACTCGAGGACGACGACGCCCTGTCGATGGACGCTTTCGTCGCGCCCTACGCGGAGGCGCCGTTGGAATACACCCGGGTCGCGTTCGCCGCCCCGTTGTACATCCTGTTTTCCTCTGGCACCACCGGCAAGCCGAAGTGCATCGTCCACAGTGTCGGTGGCACGCTGCTCCAGCACGTCAAGGAACATCAGCTTCACTGTGACCTGAAACCGGGTGACAGGCTGTTCTATTTCACCACCTGCGGCTGGATGATGTGGAATTGGCTCACCAGCGCACTCGCCTCGGGTGTGACGCTGGTGTTGTTCGATGGCAACCCCTTCTACCCGAACGGGTATCGGCTTGCCGATCTCGTGGCGAACGAAGGTGTCACCCATTTCGGCACCTCAGCCAAATACCTCGACGCGTGCAGCAAAGCCGATATCTCCCCGGCCAGCGGACGTGATTTCAGCGCCTTGCGCGCCGTTTTTTCCACCGGATCACCGCTCGCGCCGGACGCTTTCGACTATGTCTACGAGAACTGGAAGGCCGACGTGTGTTTGTCGTCTGTCGCAGGCGGCACCGACATCGTTGGTTGCTTTCTCGCCGGCAACCCGATCGGACCGGTGTTTCGGGGCGAGTGTCAGAAACGCGCACTCGGCCTTGATGTGCAGGTCTTCGACGCCACAGGCGCGCCGCTGGTCGGCGAACCTGGTGAGCTCGTGTGCGTCAACGCCCACCCGTCGATGCCCACCGGTTTCTGGCGGGACAGCGACGGCAGCCGCTACCACGCGGCCTACTTCGAGCGGTTTGACAATGTCTGGCACCACGGCGACTACGTGACGTTGACCGAAAACGGCGGCATGGTCTTCTACGGGCGATCCGATGCCACGCTGAACCCCGGCGGTGTGCGGATCGGGACGGCCGAGATCTACGAGCAGGTCGAACGCGTGCCGGAGATCGTTGAGGCACTCGTGATCGGTCAGGACTGGGACGCGGACACCCGTCTCGTGCTGTTCGTTCGCCTCGCCGAGGGCAACAGCCTGACCGAAGCGCTGATCGCCGAGGTGAAGTCGGTCATTCGCACGGGTGCGTCGCCCCGGCACGTCCCGGCCATCGTGTTGGCCGTCGACGACATCCCGCGGACGAAATCAGGCAAGATCACCGAGCTTGCGGTCCGCGACGTGGTCCATAACCGACCGATTCAAAACGTCCACGCACTCGCCAATCCCGAGGCGCTCGAGCTCTACCGGAACCTGCCTGAACTCCAGGAGTGA
- a CDS encoding J domain-containing protein: MDNRRNSYRLLRIQPEAPPALITRIYRTLMQQLRFHPDLGGDTDQASLINQAYRRLMDPTERARENRALVERGLFPASIGTGPVSTYAAHAATARHGNINRRHYARVLMLQLDAETALLNAARSWAANTPAQARNAALIERAHTTLADPTTRARYLELLAAHSHHGALRALEQDTRVHAEAVRAAQAAQEANKAAPACPYCALSPLRIPSTPAPRCSRCDSPLTPPPELQDTRRRRQASRLHRPTHATISVGWPPRRTPATVVDMSPVGVSFESASVLHHATVVRLDADGVCAVVELTHGNTTPQGYAYGGRFLSAEFDSDQGTFVRATA, translated from the coding sequence ATGGACAACCGACGCAACAGCTATCGATTGCTGCGCATTCAACCTGAAGCCCCACCCGCGCTGATCACGCGCATCTACCGCACCTTGATGCAACAGCTTCGGTTTCACCCCGACCTCGGTGGCGACACCGACCAGGCGAGCTTGATCAACCAGGCCTACCGCCGACTGATGGACCCGACCGAACGGGCGCGAGAGAACCGTGCGCTCGTCGAACGTGGCCTCTTCCCGGCCTCGATCGGCACCGGGCCAGTGTCCACGTACGCCGCGCACGCAGCCACCGCGCGGCACGGCAACATCAACCGCCGCCACTACGCGCGGGTCCTGATGCTCCAACTCGACGCCGAGACCGCGTTGCTCAACGCGGCGCGATCCTGGGCCGCGAACACGCCCGCCCAAGCGCGCAACGCCGCCCTGATCGAACGCGCGCACACCACCCTCGCCGACCCGACGACCCGCGCGCGCTACCTCGAGCTGCTCGCGGCCCACAGCCACCACGGTGCACTGCGCGCCCTGGAGCAGGACACACGGGTACACGCCGAGGCCGTGCGAGCCGCCCAGGCGGCGCAGGAAGCGAACAAAGCCGCACCGGCCTGCCCCTACTGCGCCCTGTCACCGTTGCGCATCCCGTCCACACCGGCCCCACGTTGCAGCCGTTGCGACAGCCCGCTCACGCCGCCGCCTGAGCTGCAGGACACCCGGCGCCGTCGTCAGGCCAGCCGACTGCACCGGCCGACGCACGCCACCATTAGCGTCGGCTGGCCGCCCCGTCGCACGCCCGCCACCGTCGTCGACATGTCGCCGGTCGGGGTCTCGTTCGAAAGCGCGTCGGTGCTGCACCACGCCACTGTGGTGCGGCTCGACGCAGACGGTGTCTGTGCCGTCGTCGAATTGACTCACGGAAACACCACGCCGCAGGGCTATGCCTACGGTGGCCGCTTTCTGTCAGCCGAGTTCGACTCCGATCAGGGCACCTTCGTGCGCGCCACAGCCTGA
- a CDS encoding NADH:flavin oxidoreductase/NADH oxidase, which produces MSSLFSPITVRGTTFPNRVAVSPLCMYSAIDGLAQPFHFAHLSTFARGKAGLVFAEATAIEPAGRITPACLGIWSDEHAAALKPVTAFIESMGCVPGIQLAHAGRKAACTPPFAGGGKPLDAADPHAWPVVGPGVEPVGPGFQAPRQLSEADIDGLVAAFADAAARSLDVGFKVIEVHGAHGYLLHSFLSPLSNTRNDQYGGDLEGRMRFPLAVCDAVRKRIGEEVPLFFRVSAVDGREGGWTLDDSVQLAQALQTVGVDVVDCSSGGIAGAPRFRQTDDNKPLDKHSARQPGFQVPYAERIREEVGMQTMAVGVIIDAAQAEEIVSTGRADFVALGREIMHNPFWPLHAAHALGADPDFALWPPQYGWAVDRRDQILRQV; this is translated from the coding sequence ATGAGCTCGCTTTTCAGTCCCATCACCGTTCGCGGTACCACGTTCCCCAACCGTGTCGCGGTGTCACCGCTGTGTATGTACTCCGCGATAGACGGCCTGGCGCAGCCCTTTCACTTTGCGCACTTGAGTACCTTTGCTCGGGGCAAGGCGGGCCTGGTATTCGCCGAAGCGACTGCGATCGAGCCTGCAGGCCGGATCACGCCGGCGTGCCTTGGCATCTGGTCAGATGAACACGCGGCTGCCCTCAAGCCGGTCACGGCCTTCATCGAATCGATGGGCTGTGTCCCGGGCATCCAGTTGGCTCACGCTGGCCGCAAGGCGGCGTGCACGCCGCCCTTCGCCGGCGGCGGCAAGCCGTTGGATGCCGCCGACCCGCACGCCTGGCCGGTTGTCGGCCCGGGCGTCGAACCGGTTGGTCCGGGGTTCCAGGCACCCCGGCAACTGTCAGAGGCCGATATCGACGGCTTGGTCGCAGCCTTCGCCGACGCGGCCGCGCGGTCGCTGGACGTCGGCTTCAAGGTGATCGAGGTGCACGGTGCGCACGGCTACCTGTTGCACAGCTTTCTCTCGCCGCTCTCCAACACGCGCAACGACCAGTACGGCGGCGACCTCGAGGGCCGTATGCGATTCCCGCTGGCGGTGTGCGACGCCGTGCGAAAGCGGATTGGCGAAGAGGTACCGTTGTTCTTCCGTGTGTCAGCCGTGGACGGCCGCGAGGGCGGGTGGACACTCGACGATTCGGTCCAGCTCGCTCAGGCACTCCAAACCGTCGGCGTCGACGTGGTCGACTGCTCGTCCGGTGGCATCGCCGGCGCGCCGCGTTTTCGCCAGACTGACGACAACAAGCCGCTGGACAAGCATTCAGCACGTCAGCCGGGGTTCCAGGTGCCCTACGCTGAGCGCATCCGCGAGGAGGTGGGTATGCAGACGATGGCGGTCGGTGTGATCATCGACGCCGCCCAGGCCGAGGAGATCGTGTCCACCGGTCGGGCCGATTTCGTTGCGCTCGGGCGCGAAATCATGCATAACCCGTTCTGGCCGCTGCACGCGGCACATGCACTCGGTGCCGACCCGGACTTTGCACTGTGGCCACCGCAATACGGTTGGGCGGTGGACCGGCGCGATCAGATCTTGCGGCAGGTGTGA
- a CDS encoding acetolactate synthase large subunit, protein MSTTTQRAADLLVRALEAEGVEYLFAVPGEENLDVLDALHGSSIELVLTRHEQGAGFMAATYGRLTGKPGVCMATLGPGATNLVTPAAYAQLGGFPLVVITGQKPILHSKQGQFQIVDVVSLFDPISKFARQIVHGSSVPALVREAFRRAEEERPGAVLLELPEDIAAETTDDAVFRASDRRYATASADVIARAAEAIKAAERPLLLVGAGANRKHARQALRDFVAHTGMPFFTTQMGKGVIDERNPLCLGTAALSDGDYLHCAIDRADLIVNVGHDVVEKPPFFMQHGGKTVVHINYCSAQVDAVYFPQIEVVGDLQTAVEDLAVALGPLSHDTSYFDRVRAEVESHVLEGTAADRFPMIPQRVVADLRALMGNTDMVALDNGIYKIWFARNYKAYAPNTVLLDNALATMGAGLPSAMMAALLYPERRVIAVCGDGGFMMNSQELETAIRLKLSLVVIVLNDNAYGMIRWKQRAAGLHDWGLAFNNPDFVRYAESYGAHGHRVSAAAELVPTVEAALEQGGVHLIDVPVDYSENQRVLVDELSAKACLL, encoded by the coding sequence ATGAGTACCACAACGCAAAGGGCGGCCGACCTCCTGGTTCGCGCGCTGGAAGCCGAGGGCGTCGAATACCTGTTCGCGGTGCCCGGCGAAGAAAACCTCGACGTGCTCGATGCACTGCACGGGTCGTCGATCGAGCTGGTGCTGACGCGCCACGAGCAGGGTGCCGGTTTCATGGCCGCGACGTACGGCCGGCTGACCGGCAAGCCCGGCGTGTGCATGGCGACGCTCGGACCGGGGGCCACCAACCTCGTGACACCGGCCGCCTACGCCCAGCTCGGTGGCTTCCCGTTGGTGGTAATCACGGGTCAGAAACCGATCCTGCACTCCAAACAGGGTCAATTCCAGATTGTCGACGTGGTCTCTCTGTTCGACCCGATCAGCAAGTTTGCCCGTCAGATTGTGCACGGCAGCAGTGTGCCGGCACTGGTGCGCGAGGCCTTCAGGCGCGCCGAGGAAGAGCGCCCCGGCGCCGTCCTGCTTGAACTGCCCGAAGACATTGCGGCAGAAACCACCGACGATGCCGTGTTCCGCGCGAGTGACCGGCGTTACGCAACCGCCTCGGCGGACGTGATTGCCCGTGCCGCCGAGGCAATCAAAGCCGCAGAGCGGCCACTGTTGTTGGTCGGTGCCGGGGCAAACCGCAAACACGCGCGCCAGGCACTGCGGGATTTCGTCGCGCACACCGGTATGCCGTTCTTCACCACGCAGATGGGCAAGGGCGTGATCGACGAACGCAACCCGCTGTGCCTGGGCACGGCGGCCCTGTCCGACGGCGACTACCTGCACTGCGCAATCGACCGCGCCGATCTGATTGTCAACGTCGGCCACGACGTGGTGGAGAAACCGCCGTTCTTCATGCAGCACGGTGGCAAGACGGTCGTTCACATCAACTACTGTTCGGCGCAGGTCGACGCGGTGTATTTCCCGCAGATCGAGGTCGTGGGCGACTTGCAAACCGCCGTCGAGGACCTCGCGGTGGCGCTAGGGCCGCTGTCGCACGACACAAGCTATTTCGATCGTGTGCGCGCCGAAGTGGAATCGCACGTGCTCGAGGGCACCGCCGCCGACCGCTTCCCGATGATTCCCCAGCGCGTGGTTGCGGACCTGCGCGCGTTGATGGGCAACACCGACATGGTGGCGCTCGACAACGGCATCTACAAGATCTGGTTTGCGCGGAACTACAAGGCCTACGCGCCCAACACCGTGCTGCTGGACAACGCACTCGCGACCATGGGGGCGGGCTTGCCATCTGCGATGATGGCTGCGCTGCTCTACCCTGAGCGACGCGTGATTGCGGTCTGCGGTGACGGTGGCTTCATGATGAATTCGCAGGAGCTCGAAACCGCGATACGACTGAAACTGAGCCTCGTCGTGATCGTGCTGAACGACAACGCCTACGGCATGATTCGCTGGAAACAGCGCGCGGCGGGTTTGCACGATTGGGGGCTGGCTTTCAATAACCCGGATTTCGTGCGTTACGCCGAGAGCTACGGCGCGCACGGGCACCGCGTGTCGGCTGCGGCAGAGCTTGTGCCCACGGTTGAGGCAGCACTCGAGCAGGGCGGAGTGCACCTGATCGATGTGCCTGTGGACTATAGCGAAAACCAGCGCGTGCTGGTTGACGAACTCAGCGCCAAGGCCTGCCTACTCTAG
- a CDS encoding FMN-binding glutamate synthase family protein: MGKTVFTGLSVVAALAALLAVFWLPALWLTALCLALLLVAHHDYHQTGHALWRNFPVLGRGRWVMEFLRPFFRQYFGESDTDGAPVNRIFRSVVYQRAKGARDTTPLGTRFDTYREGYEWIAHSLSAAHGPDIADMRVQIGGPACTQPYRASVMNISAMSYGSLSENAVRALNGGAAKGGFAHNTGEGGISPFHLEPGGDLIWQIGTGYFGARTVDGAFDPEAFAANAQRDTVRMIEIKLSQGAKPGHGGILPAAKNTAEIARIRGVEAGTSVLSPPGHSAFDSPESMMHFVAELRRLSGGKPVGIKLCIGEPAEFVNLCAAMRDTGTAPDFVTVDGGEGGTGAAPLEFSNSVGMPVRDALALVHDCLVGYGLRDQVRVIASGKVFSAFHAVRLLCLGADAVNSARAMMLALGCVQSLICNTNECPTGIATQDPHLTRGLDVADKAERIARYHSATVKAMSELIGAAGLSSTAQLHRAHLFRRVDQHAVSRYSDIYPPVEPGSFLDGRAPELYRAMVEQATPHTYFAEAATA; this comes from the coding sequence ATGGGCAAAACGGTATTCACGGGGCTGTCCGTGGTGGCGGCGCTCGCGGCTCTGCTGGCCGTGTTCTGGTTGCCGGCGCTGTGGTTGACCGCGCTGTGCCTCGCACTGCTCCTGGTTGCCCACCACGACTACCACCAGACCGGCCACGCGCTGTGGCGCAACTTCCCGGTGCTCGGCCGTGGCCGCTGGGTCATGGAGTTCTTGCGGCCGTTCTTTCGTCAGTACTTCGGTGAGTCCGACACTGACGGTGCGCCGGTCAACCGCATCTTCCGCTCGGTCGTCTACCAGCGTGCCAAGGGCGCACGTGACACCACGCCACTCGGCACCCGCTTCGACACCTACCGAGAAGGCTACGAGTGGATTGCCCATTCGCTCAGCGCGGCACACGGACCGGACATCGCCGACATGCGCGTGCAGATCGGTGGTCCGGCATGCACCCAACCCTACCGCGCGAGTGTCATGAACATCTCGGCGATGAGCTACGGCTCGCTGAGCGAGAACGCGGTGCGTGCGTTGAACGGCGGGGCGGCGAAAGGCGGATTCGCACACAACACCGGGGAGGGTGGGATCAGCCCGTTTCACCTGGAGCCCGGTGGCGACCTGATCTGGCAGATCGGCACCGGTTACTTTGGCGCACGCACGGTTGACGGCGCTTTCGACCCCGAGGCGTTCGCGGCCAACGCGCAGCGCGACACCGTACGCATGATCGAAATCAAGTTGTCGCAAGGGGCCAAGCCCGGCCACGGCGGCATTCTGCCGGCAGCCAAGAACACCGCCGAAATCGCCCGCATTCGGGGCGTCGAGGCCGGCACCTCGGTGCTGTCTCCCCCGGGGCATTCGGCCTTCGATTCCCCCGAATCGATGATGCACTTCGTGGCCGAGCTGCGTCGCTTGTCGGGCGGCAAACCCGTCGGTATCAAACTCTGCATCGGCGAGCCGGCCGAGTTCGTCAACCTGTGCGCCGCCATGCGTGACACCGGCACTGCGCCCGACTTCGTGACAGTCGACGGCGGCGAGGGCGGCACCGGTGCGGCGCCGCTCGAGTTCTCCAACTCGGTGGGTATGCCGGTGCGAGACGCGCTGGCCCTGGTGCACGATTGCCTTGTCGGGTACGGCTTGCGTGACCAGGTGCGGGTGATCGCGTCCGGCAAGGTCTTCTCGGCCTTCCATGCCGTGCGACTGCTGTGCCTCGGCGCCGATGCCGTGAACAGCGCGCGCGCGATGATGCTCGCACTTGGTTGTGTGCAGTCGCTGATCTGCAACACCAACGAGTGCCCCACGGGCATTGCAACACAGGACCCACACCTCACGCGCGGCCTCGATGTCGCAGACAAGGCCGAGCGCATTGCGCGCTACCACAGCGCCACCGTGAAAGCGATGTCCGAGCTGATTGGCGCAGCCGGTCTCAGCAGCACCGCGCAGTTGCACCGTGCGCACCTGTTCAGGCGGGTCGATCAGCACGCTGTCAGCCGGTACAGTGACATCTACCCGCCGGTGGAGCCGGGCAGCTTCCTCGACGGCCGCGCGCCCGAGCTGTACCGGGCGATGGTCGAACAGGCTACACCCCACACCTACTTCGCCGAGGCTGCAACGGCATGA
- a CDS encoding PhnD/SsuA/transferrin family substrate-binding protein produces the protein MSELVSLPMYDWPELRDPIDALYGRLRHALRSAGFDAPATLNRVDENLTVWRSNALLLSQTCGLPYVTALRDHVTLIGTPRFAVRGCDNGHYASAIVVRHDTGGDGANDVRGLRAVVNGPDSQSGFAALNHVVLRAGGGTDFFASCAVSGSHRASAAAVARGEADVCAIDPVSWQLIQDWDSEVAARLRVITWSDRVPALPLVTAHTRSDDDCALLAAAVRRVFEDPESRDSLYLNGLEPLVDADYDIIATDWDTQRQRGLIA, from the coding sequence ATGTCGGAACTGGTGTCCTTGCCGATGTACGATTGGCCGGAGCTGCGGGATCCCATCGATGCGTTGTACGGCCGTCTGCGTCACGCACTGCGCTCGGCGGGTTTCGACGCGCCCGCCACACTGAACCGTGTCGATGAGAATCTGACCGTGTGGCGATCGAATGCGCTGTTGTTGTCCCAGACCTGTGGCTTGCCGTACGTCACGGCCTTGCGGGACCACGTCACGTTGATAGGAACTCCGCGGTTCGCTGTCCGCGGATGCGATAACGGACACTACGCCAGCGCGATCGTGGTTCGCCACGACACCGGCGGCGACGGGGCAAACGACGTGCGCGGTCTGCGCGCGGTCGTCAACGGACCCGATTCCCAATCGGGCTTCGCCGCGTTGAATCACGTGGTCCTGCGCGCGGGCGGTGGCACCGACTTCTTCGCCTCGTGCGCCGTGAGCGGCAGCCACCGCGCGTCTGCAGCAGCCGTCGCGCGCGGCGAAGCCGACGTCTGTGCCATCGACCCGGTCTCCTGGCAACTAATACAAGACTGGGATAGCGAGGTTGCCGCGCGCCTGCGCGTGATCACCTGGAGCGATCGGGTGCCGGCGCTGCCGTTGGTCACCGCACACACCCGCAGTGACGATGACTGCGCGTTGTTGGCGGCGGCGGTGCGCCGCGTGTTCGAGGATCCCGAGAGCCGCGACAGCCTGTACCTCAACGGCCTCGAACCCCTCGTGGACGCCGACTACGACATTATCGCCACCGACTGGGATACCCAGCGTCAACGGGGCCTCATCGCCTGA
- a CDS encoding YaeQ family protein, whose translation MNGTDFIRLDLQLHDVDDRRSGRRVVRCSWPHGATAEDMALRVLASCSLAGERCVVPAGMRSGPRPDVAHMANCGSVARWTCIEPDAVTPVLHAARHASDVLVLFRTPERAWRWWRGAQRRLCRVPGLSVEAVSNGGLPSLASHLEARMAAHCTLDGNACVLCLANDVVSIETHTLHDSVTAPTLAMRA comes from the coding sequence GTGAACGGAACGGACTTCATACGACTGGACCTGCAGCTCCACGATGTCGACGACCGGCGCTCGGGCCGGCGTGTGGTGCGGTGCAGTTGGCCGCACGGCGCAACGGCGGAGGACATGGCGCTGCGTGTGTTGGCGTCCTGTTCGCTTGCGGGTGAGCGCTGTGTGGTGCCCGCCGGCATGCGCTCGGGGCCACGGCCGGACGTTGCGCACATGGCGAACTGTGGCAGCGTGGCCCGCTGGACGTGCATCGAACCCGACGCCGTGACACCGGTGCTTCACGCCGCTCGCCACGCCTCAGACGTGCTGGTGCTCTTTCGCACACCGGAGCGGGCCTGGCGGTGGTGGCGGGGTGCCCAGCGCCGCCTGTGCCGCGTGCCCGGCTTGTCGGTCGAGGCGGTGAGCAACGGCGGGCTCCCGAGTCTGGCGAGCCACCTCGAGGCGCGCATGGCGGCGCACTGCACGCTGGACGGCAACGCCTGCGTGTTGTGCCTCGCGAACGATGTGGTGTCGATCGAAACGCACACGCTCCACGACTCGGTGACCGCACCGACCCTGGCCATGAGGGCATAG